The nucleotide sequence TGGGCAACTCAAAGTCGAGTTGGACTGGTTGAAAAAAAAATCTGGCATTGTCGCTCGATCATAAACGCCAACTGGTGGAGCCAAATCATTCCGACATTAGTGTGGCACGTCAATGCGAATTGCTCGATTTAGCCCGCTCCAGTTGGTACTACAAGCCCGTTGCCGTAGACGCTTACGAGTTGCATCTGATGAATCTGATTGATGCTCAGTACACCAAAACGCCGTTTTATGGCATTCGCCGCATGACAGCGTGGCTGAGAACGCAGGGCGAAGTAGTCAATCATAAGCGGGTAGCACGAATGATGCGGCAAATGGGCATCGAAGCGATTTATCCTCGTCCCCGCACGACGATTCCTGCGGATAATGCACGACGTTATCCCTATCTGCTCAAAGGATTGACGATTGATGCGCCGAATTTAGTTTGGAGTACTGACATTACCTATATTCGGCTTGCCAGGGGCTTTGTGTATCTCGTTGCGATCATTGATTGGTACAGTCGCTATGTTCTCTCGTGGCAGTTGTCTAACACAATGGATATCCACTTCTGCCTGGTGGCACTGGAACAAGCCTTACAACTCGGACAGCCTGTGATCTTCAACTCCGACCAGGGCAGCCAGTTCACAAGCCATCCGTTCACGAGCTACCTGGAAAGCAGGGATATTCGGATCTCTCACGATGGCAAAGGACGAGCGTTCGACAACATCTTTATCGAACGGCTTTGGCGCAGTGTCAAATATGAGGAGGTGTATCTCAAAGATTATTCAACGGTCGCGGTTGCGATGGAGGGATTGGGGAACTACTTCGAGTTTTACAATCATCAGCGGTTACATCAGGCGTTGAATTATCAAGTGCCATCCGCAGTGCATTTCAGTACAGGAGATGATAACTATGTATTAGAGCAAACACAAAAGAACAAATGAACCAGGAGGAGATTCTATCTTAAAGTTTTATGTTTGCTGTCTAGACAATGGGGTACACTTTAGAGGAATGCTTCATCTTGATGCGTCGCCAACACATAAGCTAATATTTTTCCACTGTGATGGTCAATTGCATGCCATAACCAACGTTGCTGGGCTTTAGACTGGACAAAACTCCACATTTCATCGGCTTCTGCCTCTGTATCTTCCCACTGGCAAAGCTTTACGATGCTTTGAGCGGGTTCCAACTCAGCCAGTTTGAGTTCATTCACGGCTTTGAGTTGACGATCTTTTTTTTTAATTCCTCAATCACCGTCGTTGGACTAATGTGAAGGACACGGGCAGTGTCTCGAATCCCACTCCCATTCATTGCCATATCGCTGATTTGTTGCTTGACTTCAGGCAGATACCCTTGATAGGTGTATTGCAAAATAAAGGTGCGCCGATGGCATCCTGAGTTTTGACAAAAGTAGCGCTGTTTGCCGTCTGGTGTTGTGCCGTGTTTGATCACCTCAATCCCATCACACACAGGGCAGTGAATTGGTTCTAATACCATAACTTGAGTTCCCGCAACTACTGACTTCTCCATCTAACCAGTTCTTCGTAAGGAAAACAACAAACCTAGAACATTACCCGGCGACATTCTCGTACGTGATCGCAAGATGTATGTCGCGCCCACGCCCTTCGCACTGGCCGAAGGGACCGCCCATCGCCGCACACTCATCCTTCCCGAAGGCCATGAAGTTGATGCCGACTTGGTGGAGGTCGGCACGCTCGTACGGTGTGAAGTCGATCAGGTCGTGGTCGCTTACAACTTCGATCTGCGCACGAACGAAATTGCCACCACCCACGTCCCGAATCCGAGTGCGGGCCGCGAGCACGTGTTCAAAGCCTACCGCGTCGCAGGCGACCCTATGGACCCTGTGATCTTGCGCACATGTAGTCAGGTTCTTGCTGATAGGGGTACCGAAGCTGCGGAAGACGAATAACACGATGAAACTCAGTTCAGCAGCAGATCAATGGGGGCGTCTAACAACCGGTTGCAGCGGACGGTCCGCTGCGCGGCCCGCCGCTGAACCGGAACGTTAGCCCGCTTTCGCATTGAGGTTTTTGAGTCGCTGAGAACCAAGGTATAGAGTGGTTTGCACGTGGCTCATGAGAGTGCGATCGCCCCCAGAATGAAGTGTTGAATTCATCCAGGTTTGGGACAAAGTTAAGCGACCTGAAAGCTGGTTGGTGGAGAGGGAAAGGTTAGGTAGGATGGCGGTGTCGGGCTGAGTGAGGGTGCCGAGAGGGATGGTGGGGGCGATCGCCGAACCACGCAGGCTAACACGTCGCTGCAACGGCCATCCTGAAGAGGGTGGGTGAGAACCAAATCGAGTCGCCTGCCGTTGAGCTCTGCCGTTAGACAGCACAGGGCTTTGGGTATTCTTTACTCAGATTGTTCAAGCAGCGTAAAGAAGAGCGTAAAGAAGTAGGTAAACTATGTTGGATCTGGTTCTTACAGCGGTTCTCAGATGAATAAGCCACAGTGATTGAACCAGCCAAGGGCATCGTCAGCAGAAATACACTCGTTGATAATCCTGGTTAAAGCTTGGTCGAGCGCTTCCTGCGTTCGAGCCTTGGCTGAACGCAGGAGCTGCTTGAGTTTTGACCAACATAGTTCAATCGGTGAAAGGTCTGGGGAATAAGGCGGCAGAAACACAACCTTGGCTCCAACCGATTCAATTGCCGCTTGCACGACTGAAGCATGATGCACGGGTAGATTATCCATCAGCACGATCGCCCCTACCCACAATTGCGGAATCAGAATCTCCTGGATGTAGAACAAGAACACGTCAGTATTGACACTGCCAACAATACTCATGCTAGCAATCAACCCATCAATACTCATGCCACCAATCAACGA is from Leptothermofonsia sichuanensis E412 and encodes:
- a CDS encoding IS3 family transposase (programmed frameshift), which encodes MQRKQHSAEFKAKVAIEAIKGLKTVNELATEHGVHPTQIHQWKKQVLDELPGIFSSRRAQSQKEQEDLTASLYQQIGQLKVELDWLKKKSLALSLDHKRQLVEPNHSDISVARQCELLDLARSSWYYKPVAVDAYELHLMNLIDAQYTKTPFYGIRRMTAWLRTQGEVVNHKRVARMMRQMGIEAIYPRPRTTIPADNARRYPYLLKGLTIDAPNLVWSTDITYIRLARGFVYLVAIIDWYSRYVLSWQLSNTMDIHFCLVALEQALQLGQPVIFNSDQGSQFTSHPFTSYLESRDIRISHDGKGRAFDNIFIERLWRSVKYEEVYLKDYSTVAVAMEGLGNYFEFYNHQRLHQALNYQVPSAVHFSTGDDNYVLEQTQKNK